One segment of Alnus glutinosa chromosome 2, dhAlnGlut1.1, whole genome shotgun sequence DNA contains the following:
- the LOC133859851 gene encoding cinnamoyl-CoA reductase-like SNL6 isoform X2, which translates to MGILGAEESTRMELEELHRMLVAPAGLERRKDEEDQFKEVRVSSEGGMDTDDVEKLVVCVTSGVSYLGLAIVNELLLRGYSVRIIAENQDRLREMETSGEMRSTNDNISVVMANLTEIESLSEAFQGCRGVFHTSAFIDPAGLSGYTKYMAEIEVKASENVMKACARTPSVRKCVLTSSLLACIWRDNSQYDLSSLVNHDSWSDESLCTDKKLWYSLGKLRAEKVAWRVAKESGLKLATICAALTTGPEFYRKNPTPTIAYLKGAQEMYANGLLATVDVNRLAGAHVRVFGAMDKNAQGRYLCFDNVVGRDEAEKLARELEMPTNKICGDVSGDIIPARFQLSNEKLSGLMSTTFRHCYSEC; encoded by the exons ATGGGGATTTTGGGGGCAGAAGAGAGCACGAGGATGGAATTGGAGGAACTCCACCGCATGTTGGTGGCGCCTGCGGGCCTGGAAAGGAGGAAAGACGAGGAAGATCAGTTCAAAGAAGTTCGTGTTTCATCCGAGGGCGGCATGGACACCGATGATGTCGAGAAGTTGGTCGTTTGTGTCACTAGTGGCGTGTCTTATTTAGGCCTCGCCATAGTGAACGAGCTCTTGCTTCGTGGCTACTCCGTTCGGATCATTGCTGAAAACCAAG ATAGATTGAGGGAGATGGAAACGTCAGGAGAGATGAGGTCAACCAACGACAACATTTCAGTAGTTATGGCGAATCTAACAGAGATTGAAAGCTTATCAGAAGCCTTTCAGGGTTGTCGTGGCGTGTTTCACACTTCTGCGTTCATTGACCCCGCTGGCCTTTCTGGGTATACG AAATACATGGCTGAGATAGAAGTGAAGGCCAGTGAGAATGTGATGAAAGCATGTGCAAGAACTCCATCAGTAAGAAAGTGTGTgctcacatcatcacttttagCTTGCATTTGGCGTGACAACAGCCAATATGATCTCTCCTCTCTGGTAAACCATGACTCCTGGAGTGATGAATCACTCTGCACAGACAAAAAG CTGTGGTATTCCTTGGGCAAGCTGAGGGCTGAGAAGGTTGCATGGAGAGTAGCCAAGGAGAGCGGGTTAAAACTGGCCACCATATGCGCAGCTCTCACTACCGGACCTGAATTTTACCGGAAAAATCCAACGCCGACAATTGCTTATCTTAAAG GAGCGCAAGAGATGTACGCAAATGGGTTACTAGCAACTGTTGATGTAAACAGATTGGCTGGGGCACATGTACGTGTTTTTGGGGCAATGGACAAGAATGCACAAGGGAGATACCTTTGCTTTGACAACGTTGTTGGAAGGGATGAAGCAGAAAAGCTAGCACGAGAGCTGGAAATGCCAACAAACAAGATTTGTGGGGATGTTTCCGGCGACATTATTCCGGCTCGGTTTCAGTTGTCAAATGAGAAGCTTTCTGGTCTCATGTCAACAACATTCCGACATTGTTACAGTGAATGCTAA
- the LOC133859851 gene encoding cinnamoyl-CoA reductase-like SNL6 isoform X1: MGILGAEESTRMELEELHRMLVAPAGLERRKDEEDQFKEVRVSSEGGMDTDDVEKLVVCVTSGVSYLGLAIVNELLLRGYSVRIIAENQEDIDRLREMETSGEMRSTNDNISVVMANLTEIESLSEAFQGCRGVFHTSAFIDPAGLSGYTKYMAEIEVKASENVMKACARTPSVRKCVLTSSLLACIWRDNSQYDLSSLVNHDSWSDESLCTDKKLWYSLGKLRAEKVAWRVAKESGLKLATICAALTTGPEFYRKNPTPTIAYLKGAQEMYANGLLATVDVNRLAGAHVRVFGAMDKNAQGRYLCFDNVVGRDEAEKLARELEMPTNKICGDVSGDIIPARFQLSNEKLSGLMSTTFRHCYSEC; the protein is encoded by the exons ATGGGGATTTTGGGGGCAGAAGAGAGCACGAGGATGGAATTGGAGGAACTCCACCGCATGTTGGTGGCGCCTGCGGGCCTGGAAAGGAGGAAAGACGAGGAAGATCAGTTCAAAGAAGTTCGTGTTTCATCCGAGGGCGGCATGGACACCGATGATGTCGAGAAGTTGGTCGTTTGTGTCACTAGTGGCGTGTCTTATTTAGGCCTCGCCATAGTGAACGAGCTCTTGCTTCGTGGCTACTCCGTTCGGATCATTGCTGAAAACCAAG AGGATATAGATAGATTGAGGGAGATGGAAACGTCAGGAGAGATGAGGTCAACCAACGACAACATTTCAGTAGTTATGGCGAATCTAACAGAGATTGAAAGCTTATCAGAAGCCTTTCAGGGTTGTCGTGGCGTGTTTCACACTTCTGCGTTCATTGACCCCGCTGGCCTTTCTGGGTATACG AAATACATGGCTGAGATAGAAGTGAAGGCCAGTGAGAATGTGATGAAAGCATGTGCAAGAACTCCATCAGTAAGAAAGTGTGTgctcacatcatcacttttagCTTGCATTTGGCGTGACAACAGCCAATATGATCTCTCCTCTCTGGTAAACCATGACTCCTGGAGTGATGAATCACTCTGCACAGACAAAAAG CTGTGGTATTCCTTGGGCAAGCTGAGGGCTGAGAAGGTTGCATGGAGAGTAGCCAAGGAGAGCGGGTTAAAACTGGCCACCATATGCGCAGCTCTCACTACCGGACCTGAATTTTACCGGAAAAATCCAACGCCGACAATTGCTTATCTTAAAG GAGCGCAAGAGATGTACGCAAATGGGTTACTAGCAACTGTTGATGTAAACAGATTGGCTGGGGCACATGTACGTGTTTTTGGGGCAATGGACAAGAATGCACAAGGGAGATACCTTTGCTTTGACAACGTTGTTGGAAGGGATGAAGCAGAAAAGCTAGCACGAGAGCTGGAAATGCCAACAAACAAGATTTGTGGGGATGTTTCCGGCGACATTATTCCGGCTCGGTTTCAGTTGTCAAATGAGAAGCTTTCTGGTCTCATGTCAACAACATTCCGACATTGTTACAGTGAATGCTAA
- the LOC133862020 gene encoding uncharacterized protein LOC133862020, whose translation MEENPPRVSRKKGTHDHEAPRAGPTSRKSRHSTTFDDGGDQIECSGKHCRACTAGLVADCVALCCCPCAVVNLLALAFVKVPWMVGRRCLGLGKEKGRRRLERKRKCRRSEIDDCVVERDGNARKRMVEEGKMAEIASGFGGEERVFEEEKVWLELYQVGHLGFGRVSFTGIQSLGKGN comes from the coding sequence ATGGAGGAGAACCCGCCTCGAGTTTCACGTAAAAAAGGGACCCACGACCACGAAGCCCCGAGAGCCGGACCCACAAGCAGGAAGAGTCGGCACAGTACTACTTTCGATGATGGTGGAGATCAGATCGAGTGTTCTGGCAAGCATTGCCGGGCATGCACTGCCGGCTTGGTAGCCGACTGCGTGGCGCTCTGTTGCTGCCCGTGCGCTGTGGTGAACCTTCTGGCTCTTGCGTTTGTGAAGGTCCCGTGGATGGTGGGGAGGAGATGCTTGGGACTGGGAAAAGAGAAGGGTCGTCGGAGGCTGGAAAGGAAGAGGAAATGCCGGAGAAGTGAGATTGACGACTGCGTGGTGGAGAGGGATGGGAATGCGAGAAAGAGGATGGTAGAGGAGGGAAAAATGGCAGAAATCGCATCTGGGTTTGGCGGGGAAGAGAGAGTGTTTGAAGAAGAGAAGGTTTGGCTAGAGTTGTACCAGGTTGGTCATTTGGGTTTTGGGAGGGTTTCATTCACTGGAATTCAATCTCTGGGTAAGGGTAATTAG